The Polyangium aurulentum genomic interval GATGCGGAGAATGCCGTCCTTCTCGTCGAGCGAGAACTGGTTCCTCACGTGGCCGGCGACCGAGCCGGACGCCACGTAGGCCGGGTGCGCGGGATCGGCCGTGAGGTCGAACTTGTGCAGGTACGTCGAGCTCGTGTCCTCGGGCGTCAATCCAGGCGAGAACATCGGGTCGGTCCAGCCGCGCGCGGCCAGATAGAGCGAGCTCTCGTTCGCGTAGACGGTATCGACCGCGCCCACGACGCTCGTCTCGGCGATCGGCGCATTGAGCGCGTCGAGATCGAACGACTCGACCTGCACGAGGCCATAGCCCGTCGAGGCCTCGGGCGGCATGTAGTACGATTCGCAGCTCGGCGCGATCGCCTCGATCTGGCCGTTCTTCTTCTCGAAGCGGTTCGGCAGCCAGTCGGAGACCTTCGAGCTGTAAATCGCGAGCGTGTTCTTGAAGCGAAGGTCCTCGAACAAGGCCTTCCACTCCTCGGCCGTGTCCGGGTACTCACCCGTGATTTCCGGGTAATAGCTCAACGCCGGGCCGTAGGCGCCGCCGCTCAGGATCGTGCGCACGTGCGCGTCGACGCGCCGCGAGGAGGCGTAGTTGCCCTCGAAGTAAAGCTCCTTCGAGACCGAGGGCGCGCCGCCGGAGACGTCGAAGACCGTGATCTTGGTGAGCGGCGAATAGTAGGGGTTGGGCATCCCGTCCCAGGCCGGCTCGGCGGCATAGCCGTACTCGTAGTACGGCGCGCGCGGCGCGACGCCGGCAGCCGAGTAGATCTCGCTCCCGTCGACCTGCGAATACACGACGATCTTGCCGTCGGCGACGAACATCTCGATCGGGTTGCCCTCGACGGCCGTGGAGGAGGCGACGCCGAGGTCCGAGATGGGCCACGACTTCAGGATCTCGAGGCTCTGGCCGTGGAGCAGATAGAGGTTGTTTCCGTCGGTCTTGACGATATCGGCCTCGTCGACGCCCGCGACCTGGGTATTCGTGTCCGAATGCGCGGGGGGAGCCCCACTGCCGCCCGGGGCGCCGTCATCGCCGCCGCCCGGGGGAGACTCGCCGCCGACGGGGCCGGAGCCCGTCGAGCCGCCGCCATCGACGTCGCCCTCCCACGGGCCCCACGGGCCGCCGCCGTAATAGCCAGACTCGTCGATCTCCTTGATGATCGCGTCTATCTGCGCGTTCATCTTCGCGGCCGCGTCCTCTTTGAGCATCGCCTCGAGGTCGCCGCAGCTCTTGGCCTTTTGCAGCGCGAATCGGGCCTCGTCGTAGGGCTTTTGCACCTCCTTCGTGCCGCTACAGCCAACCGCCGTCACGGCGAGGGTGGTCATCGAAGCAAGGAGCCACAAGGAAGAACGAGCGAAAGTCTTCATGCCCGAACGACTGAGCAAGGCGCGGGCCAGCCACGCGCGGGGCCGCAATCCGCGTTGGAAGGAGCTTTTTCGCGTCCCCGGCGGTGCCGGAGTGTGCCAGCGCGGGCAGCGCTGCCAGGAGCCGCGGGCGGGGGTGGAGGGGGACGGAATGCCCGCGCGGCGAGCATCGGGGCTCGTGCGGTGTTGAGGGTGGGCGCCGGGGCCTGTATGGTGGCGGCATGCGCGTCGTGCCGGTTCCCTGTTTGAGCGATAATTATGCGTACCTCGTGGCCCGGGACGGGGCGCGCGAGGCCGTCGTCGTGGATCCATCCGAGGCGGAGCCCGTCCTCGCCGCCCTCGCCCGCGAGGGGCTCGAGCTCGTCGCCATCCTCAATACGCACCACCACTTCGATCACGTGGGCGGCAACGAGGCGCTGCGCGCCCGGCTCGGCGAGCTGCCGGTCTACGGACACGAAAGCTCCCTCGCGCAGAAGCGCATCCCGGCCCAGACGGTGGGGGTGAGGGAGGACGAGACCTTCGAGGCGGCGGGCCTCTCGTTCAGGCCGCTGCACGTCCCCGGGCACACGCTGGACGCGGTGGCGTACGTGGTGGAGGACGCGGTCTTCACCGGCGATACCCTCTTCGTCGCCGGCTGCGGACGACTCTTCGAGGGGACGCCCGAGATGATGTACACGTCGCTATGCGGGAAGCTCGCCAGGCTGCCCGGCGAGACCCGGGTTTACTGCGGGCACGAATACACGGTGAACAACCTGCGCTTCGCCGAGGCCGCCGAGCCCGATAACGAGGACGTCAAGCGCGCGCTCGCCGAGGCGCGCGCGCGGAGGGAGCGCGGGGAGCCGACCGTGCCGTCGACGATGGCGAGCGAGCTGCGGGTCAATCCGTTCCTGCGCGTCGATACGCCGAGCGTGCGGGCTCGTCATGCTGGCGCGAACGGGGCAGAGGTGCTCGGGGAAGTGCGCAAGGCGAAGGACGGATTTCGCTGAGCGGGAGCCGCTCAGGATTTCACCCAGAGCCGCAAGAAGGCCGTGCCGCGCGTCTCCTCTGGGAGGTGGCGATAGTCGGGCGGCATGACGCCGCCAAAGCCGTGGAACGTCACGACGCGCGTGCCCGTGGGGGCGCGCGCGAGCGCATCCTCGACGCGCGCGACGTCGCGCCGGCAGCCCTCCTCGGAGAGCGGCACCGAGCGGTCCACCCATTTCGAGGGCTGAAAGGTGCCCTCCTCGAAGGGGTTGAAGAGGTAAAACCCGTCGTATTCGGTGAAATCGACGTCGTCGAGCGTGCCGTGGAGGACGCGCGCGCGCGGGATGTCGAAGGCGTCGATGACGTGCTGGCCGATCGAGGCGAGGCCCTCGCGGTGCTCGACGCCCGTGAAGTCGAGCCCGGTCGTGAGGGCGCCGATGATGCAGAGCTTGCCGACGCCGGCGCCGATGTCGAGCACCCGCCGGGCTCCGTGGGCCTCGAACAGCCGGGCGACGCGCCGGGCCACGACGACAGGCGTCCAGAAGAGGGGCGAGAGCCTGCGGATGCGCTCGGGGTAGATACGATCGAAAGCGATGTCCGTGACGACGCCGCCTGCTCGCAATGCGTCGAGCATGGCGGCGCGCACGCCCTCCGAGCGCAGACGGAGAAGGAGCGGATCGCTATCGGTCATCGTCTCAGCCACGCGCGCCTCGGCATGGCACGGCGGCGTCGCGGCGTCGAAATTCCTGCAGTCGACGGCGCGGCGGAAAGGCCGGATCAGCCAGGATCGCCCGCGTCGCCCGTGCGCGGCGGGGCGGCCTGGGGGCGCGGCTGCGCGGAGCGGCGCGACGGACGACGCGGGGGCGGCGCGGGCTTTTTGCGGAACTGACGCGACATGGCGATCGCGATGCAGGCGATGCCCATCGCGATGCAGGCGAGGAGGCCCCCGAGGCGCGCCCATTCCGGAGCTTTCGCGCCATAAACGATTCCACCCACGTTGAAGAGGGCGAAGCCACCGATGAGCAGAATCCAGGGGTTCGGCTGATTCACGGCTCAATCTCCTCGGCGGCAGGGCGCGTGCGGCGGGTGCTCGGACATGGGGCCGCCAGGGTAAGCAGCCGGCGGCGGGAAGTAAAGGGGGGCGCGCGGAAGGGGTCTGGTTGTTGCGTTGCCTCACAATACACGGGATGCGCGCTCGCGCGTCCCGGGAAGGAGGCTCCCATGCGGACCCTGATGTTCATCGCGGCGCTCTTTTCCCTTTCCGAGGCTGCGGTCGCGGCCCCGTCGGTGAGCGCCTCGTGGCGATACGAGCGCGCAGACAATGCACGGACCGAGACGGGTGCGCAGCGCACGCCCATCCCCGCCGCCGAGGGACGCGGCCTTTCGGCGACCGACCGGGGGATGCAAAAGACGATTCTCGCGGCCGACATGGCGAAGAGCACCCTGGCCACGCTCGGACGCTACGAGAATGCTTGCTCGACGATCCGCGGCGTGGACCTGATCATGCCCCCCTCGTGCGCGCAGGTACGGCGGGGAATCGCCGGGTCGCTGCGCCAGGAGATCACGGGCTGGAGCGCGAGGGTGAATGCGAACAGGCTCCTCGGCGCGGACAAGGAGATCGCCGACGCGCTGGACCTTCTGCGCAAGCTGGCCGCGAACATGGAGACCGGGGCGGCGTCCACGGGCGGCTTCGAGGAGCCTCTCCCTCGCCCGACCGGGCCATTTCCTCCTCCTGCCGGACCCTTGCTGCGCTCCGACGCCGCGTTTGCTTCGGGGCTCGGGGTGACGGGCGGCGGGGCGCAGGGATTCGGTTATTTTCGCAAGCTCGTGGGCGACGGTCTCGTGCCGAAGGCCGAGGTGCTGACCGTCGAGGGATTCATGCGCGAGCTCGATCTTTCCCTGCTCGACGCCGGGCCTTGCCGCTCGCTGGTCTGCGTGAACCCCGCGGTCGCGGTCGATCCCGCAAAAAGCCGCATGTACGTGCAGATCGGGATGAACTCGTCGGTGACTCCCCAGGCTTTTCAGCGCTCGCCGCTGAATCTGTCGGTGGTGGTCGACGTGAGCGGGTCGATGAGCGGGACGGACGCGACGGAGAAGACGCGGCTCGCGTGGGCGAAGGACGCGCTGGTTCAGACGATCGGCGAGCTCGACCAGAATGACGTGCTCTCGATCGTCACCTTCGACACGACGAGCCAGGTCCTCTTGCGCCCCGAGCGGGTGCGGGACAAGGCGCGCCTCGTCTCGATGGTGCAATCGCTCGTCACCCGTGGCTCGACGAACCTGGAGGCGGGGCTGCGCGACGGCTTCGAGCTGGCGAGCGAGAACGTCGATCGCCTGCCCAACCACGAGCACCGCGTGATTCTGATCTCGGACGCCGGCCTGAACACCGGGGTGACCGACGACAGCGCGCTCACGAAGCTCGTGACGGACTACGCGGGCGAGGGGATCGGGCTCACGGCGCTCGGGCTCGGGCAGAACTTCAATCAGAGCTTCATCCACGATATCGCGAACAGCCGCGGAGGCAATTATCTGTTCGTGCAGACGGGCAGGGACATGGTGCGGTATTTCGATGCCTTCTCGTACCTCGTGACGCCGGTGGCCTACGATTTCAAGGTGCGCCTCGCGCTCGAGGGGACGCAGGCCAGGCTCCTTTCGGCGTACGGCGTGGCAACGGAAGGGGGCGCGCAGCCGGCGCGGGAGATCATCGATCTGCGCACGCTCTTCTTCAGCGAAGGCGGCGGGGCGATCCTGCTCGAGTACGAGCTGCCCCGCGGGACGGGGCGCGAATGAGCACGCGCCCCCTGGTGCGTCCGCGCAGACCGGCGTAACCTGCGCCGCATCATGCCGGCACGGACCGTCGCATTTCCGATCTCCATCCTCCTCGCCTCCCTCGCCCTCGCGCCGGACGCGCTCGCCGCAGGCGATCCGGCGCGGGGACGGGAGCTGTTTCAAATGAAGGGCTGCGCCGCCTGCCATTCGCTCGACGGCTCGCCCCGTCCGGGCCCTTCGCTCCTCGGGCTCGTGGGGCGCTCGCGGCGCGTGGTCACCGCGGAAAAACCGCGCGAGCTCATTGCGGACGAGGCGTACATCCGCCGCAGCATCCTGCGCCCCGCCGCCGACGTGGTCGAGGGCTTCGTGCCCGGCGCGATGCCGGGTTTGCCCGTCAGCGACCAGGAGGTCGATCATCTCGTGGCGGCGATCGTCGAGCTGAGCGCGCCGCCGAAGCCCGTGGAGAAAAAAGGCAGCCTCGGGAGCCTCGCGGCCGCCACGCTGGTCTTCGTGCTCGGCCACCTCGCCCTGTCCTTCGCGCCCATTCGCAGGCGGCTCGTGGGGGCCATGGGCGAAAAGCCCTTCATGGGCGTCTATTCGCTGCTCGTCACCGCCGGCCTCATCTGGATGATCCTCGCCTGGCGCGCCGCGCCCTATGTCGAGATCTGGCGCGCGCCGCCCTGGGCTCGCTGGATTCCGCTCGTCGTGATGCCCGTCGCGTTCGTGTTCCTGGTCGCTGGAATGTCCACGAAAAACCCGACGAGCATGGGTCCGGCGAACGCGGCCGCCACGGAGCCGCAGGGATTCGTCCGGATCACGCGTCACCCGAATCTCTGGGCCTTCGCGCTCTGGGGGCTCGCGCACATCCCGCCCAATGGCGATGCCTCGTCGCTCATGCTCTTCGGCGGGATCGCTTTTCTCGCCATCGCCGGCATGATTCACATCGACGCGAAGCGTCGCGCCGCGATGGGCGAGGCGTGGGGGCATTTCGCGGCGAAGACCTCGCTCGTGCCCTTCGGAGCCGTCCTGTCCGGACGAACCCGGCTCGGGCTCGACAAGGGAATGGTCGTGCGCATCCTGGTGGGGCTCGTGCTCTACGCGGGCCTGTTGCACGGGCATCGCGGGCTCTTCGGCGTCTCGCCCCTGCCGTGATGGCGGGGCGCCCGAACGCGCTTGTTCGGGGGCGGGCAATCTGCTTTTCTACAATCCATGCCGCGCCTCGCAGATAGAAGCTGTTACGTGCTCGAGCTGTCCGTGCAGCCTGGCGGATCGCGCTGGGCCGAGACCCACACGTACTCGGATCCCGCCCACATCCGCGCCTGGCTCGAGGTCTTTTGTAGCAACGACAGCGGATTTTCCGCCTATCACGCGATCTGGTACGGGGCCACGCTCGGGATCTGGATCGTGCAGGCCGGCGACGTGGTCGATTTCATCGACGTTTACCCGCACATCTTCGCGCGGCTCGGCGACGCGCCGCCGGTGCCCCTCGCCGACGACGCGGGCTGCAGGACCCTGGTGCGGGCATGGCGCAAGAGCGACGCGGAGGAAGAAGGGAACGAGGAGGTCGAGCAAGACGATGACGAATACGACGACGAGGACTTCGCCACGTACGAGTCCATGAAGCTCGAGCTCGACTGGGAGGCGATCGCCAGCAAGCTGCCGCCCCTCGTGGAGCCGCGGATCATGCCTGGACAAGCGACGCGCATTCGCCTGAGCAAGACCCTGCCCGAGGTCGCCTCGTACCTGGAGGACGACAGCATCGAGTTCGGCTCGTATGAGCACGAGTCCGGCGAAGAGCTCGAGCCGCCCTTCTCCCTGCCCGCGTCGAACGAGGACGACGACGAGGACGAAGAGACGGAGGATTGAGCTTCAGCACCCCGGGACGAGGTCGACGCCGCCGAAGAACTCGTCCGCGAGCAGCCTCCAGGCGCGCGCATTCTCCTCGGGGCCGCATTTGAACGCGGGTCGCAGGGGCTTTTCCTCGCGCAGCACGGCCCGCACCTCGCGATAGTAGCGCGCGGCGAGGTCGGCCGCGTACTCGTGCACCGCGTCGCCGTTGTTGGGCTGGAACGCGTAATAGGTGCCCCCGCGGACCATGGTTGTCGTGGGCGCATAGGGCGTGAGGCAGGCTGCGCGCGTTCCGCATTTGGCAAGGATGGCGTCGTGGATCGGCCCGAGCACGCGCCGCGACCATTGCTGCGCACCCGTCGACCGGGCCGCGTCGTTCAGGTGAAAGATCTCGTGGAACAGCGTCTCGCGCACCGCGTCCGCCGAGCCGTGCAGCGAGCCGGAGACGTTGTACGCGACCGTCCAGCCGATCGCGTACGCCGAGGGGGTCGTGCGATTCACGGACCGGAAAAACTTCCACGCGATCGGCCGATGCCGATACTGCACGGGTTTGTCGGTGTGCTTCGCGAGGCCCTCGAAAAAAGCGTCGAAATCGATGCTCGAAGCGGTGACCCAGGAGAGGTGTTTTTCATGGCGACCCACGGGCAGCTCGGGGACCAGGTGGAGCGTGCCGCGAAAGCCGCCGTCCATCATCTGCTCGCGCTCGACGCCGGCCACGCTGCCCGAGGCTTCGAAGAGCGATAGCGCAGTCTTCTTCTCCCCCTCGTGGCCGCCATAGCGTAGCTCGAGCAGGCAGCGGACGCGGGAGGGCGCGTCGGTCGCGGGGGGACACGCGGCATCCCCGGGCACGCCCGCGGGATAGAGGATCTCTTCGGCCTCGGCGACCGAAAAGGCGATTCGAGGCGCGGGCGCAGGCGCGGAAGAAGGCGCGATCGAGGGCGGCGGTGCGGGCGGAGGTGCAGCGGAAGCCCGGGCGGCGAGGGGCGCGGCGCTCGAGCTCGCGCTCGGCTGAGGCTCGATGGGCACGGCGGGAGAGCAGGCCGAGAGCAGCGCGAGCGCGGCGAGGTCCTTCGAGCGAAGCCGGGCCATGCGATCGACGATAACCCGAAATCTCCGACCTGTTCGCGGATTTCTCGGCGAGCGCGTCCGCGACGGGCAGCCGAGCCGTGGAACGCGCCGTGCACCCGTCGCGGCGCGATGGGCAACGTGCGCCCCGTGAAGGAGGCCTTGTCATGCGGTTCGGAATGAAACGCGTCGAAACCGTCATCGCTCTGCCGCTCCTCGTCGCCGCGGGCGGATGCGGTGAGCCTTCCGCACGCATTCCCACCTATCACGAGGACGTCGCGCCGATCCTGGCGGCAAATTGTGCAAGCTGTCATCGGCCTGGCGCAATCGCGTCTTTCCCGCTGCTCACCTACGAGGACGCCGCTCCGTGGGCGTCCGCGATCGCGACCGCGACCGCGCAGCGAACCATGCCGCCCTTCAGCATGGACAACAGCGGCGCGTGCAACACGTTCGTCGAGGCGCGGTGGCTCGATGACGCAGAGATTGCGACGATCGGCGCCTGGGCGGCTGCCGGCGCGCCCGCAGGCGACGCCACGAAAGCCCCGCCCGAGCCGACGTTCTCGCCCGCTGGCCTGGACAGGGTGGACATGACCATCGATATGGGCCTCACCTATCATCCGAACGAGCAGGTGGAGGACGATTACCGCTGTTTCATCATCGATCCGGGCCTCACGGAGGACAGGTTCATCACCGCGTTCGACGTGAAGCCCGGCGAGGCCCGCCAGGTGCACCACTTGACCCTGTTCGCGCTCGATTCGCCGGACGCGGAGGAGGCCGCCGCCACGCTCGACGCCGAGGAGCCGGGGCCGGGCTACACGTGCTACGGCGACGTCCGCGTGCCGGATGCGCGCTGGCTCGTGGGCTGGGGGCCCGGCGAGAGCGCGCTCTTCTTCCCCGAGGGGACGGGGCTGCGCATGAAGGCCGGCCACAAGACGGTGCTGCAAATGCATTACAACAAAGAGAACGGCGTCTTCCCGGACCGCAGCACGATCGACCTCAGGCTCGCCGAGAGCGTCCCCCACGAGGCCGTGATCAACCGGATCGCCGATACCGATCTCCGCCTCCCGCCGAGGCAGCCCGCGCACAGCGAATCCGAGGAGGTCACGATCCCGCCGTACATCGACTCCGTCACGCTCTGGGGCCTGTGGCCGCACATGCACACGATGGGGACGAAGCTGCGCGTGACGGCCAATCACAGGGGCGAGGAGATGTGCCTCGCGCAGGTGAACCGCTGGAACTTCCACTGGCAGGGCTTCTCCCACTACACGAAGCCGATCACCCTCACAGGCGGCGACTCGATGCGCATCACGTGCAGCTACGACACGATGGGCCGCGACACCGTGACCACCTGGGGCGAGGGCACCTACGACGAGATGTGCATCGCCTTCTTTTTCATGACCGAGCAGGAGTGAAGCCCTCGGGCCCTCGGACGAGGAGGACCCGAGAAACGCGGCACGACGGGCGGGGGCCTCTTGTCCGAGCCCCTCCGTCGTGCTTTTGTCACGCCCATGTCATCGGAAGGCGGCATCACGGCCGCTGACCCCGCGGAAAATCCCGACGCCGGGCTCACCCAAGGGGAAACGACCGCGCGAGCCGCGGCAGAGCCCGCCGCCGCGAGCGGGGAAGCCGCCGCGCGCGTCTCGGGCCCCGCCGCGTTTTTGATCGCGTGGATCGTCGGCGCCGTCGCCAATGCGATCGCGATCGCGGTCACGGTTGCAATGCCTGCGCGATATTCGACGCGGGCTTTGCACCACGCGTTCGACGCGGGGCATTTCCTCGCGGTCGGGCTCCTCGGCGCGGCGCTGTGCGAGGCGTGGATCCGCTGGGGAAAAGGGCGGCGCGCCCTCGGCTACGCGGCGCTCTCTGCGATCGCGCTCGGGATCGGCGCGCTCCTCCTGCCCGATGACTTCGAGAATGCGGCCGAGCGCATGGCCGAGGGGTACGGCCAGCGCGCGGTCGACGCCCTGCTCTGGGGCAACGTGGTCGTCACCGCGCTCGGCGTCCCGATCGCCTGCGCCGCGGGCCGGTGGCTCGCGCGGCCGTGGCTGCGCTGGGCGGGGATCGCCCTCGGCGCGGCCCCGCTCGCGGTAAACGCGTTTGTCCTGCAAAATGATTATCCGGGCACGCACTTCTTCCTCGCGTTCGGG includes:
- a CDS encoding beta-propeller domain-containing protein encodes the protein MTTLAVTAVGCSGTKEVQKPYDEARFALQKAKSCGDLEAMLKEDAAAKMNAQIDAIIKEIDESGYYGGGPWGPWEGDVDGGGSTGSGPVGGESPPGGGDDGAPGGSGAPPAHSDTNTQVAGVDEADIVKTDGNNLYLLHGQSLEILKSWPISDLGVASSTAVEGNPIEMFVADGKIVVYSQVDGSEIYSAAGVAPRAPYYEYGYAAEPAWDGMPNPYYSPLTKITVFDVSGGAPSVSKELYFEGNYASSRRVDAHVRTILSGGAYGPALSYYPEITGEYPDTAEEWKALFEDLRFKNTLAIYSSKVSDWLPNRFEKKNGQIEAIAPSCESYYMPPEASTGYGLVQVESFDLDALNAPIAETSVVGAVDTVYANESSLYLAARGWTDPMFSPGLTPEDTSSTYLHKFDLTADPAHPAYVASGSVAGHVRNQFSLDEKDGILRIATTRQLVSQTEWTSTNDVYALRQNGDELKEIGSVKDLAPGEQIYSARFVGDRAYVVTFRQVDPLFVIDFKNPQAPKVLAELKIPGFSEYMHPMDEGHLLTIGQDATAEGQVTGLALQVFDVVDAKNPKLLHKHVFSGQDYGYSEAAYNHKAFNWYEPLHLLAFPFQAYDAMGGMKTSLELFDVTVADGIKKRGAVDHTGFFQSDPYGYCGGYYGVGVRRGVFIDKYVYAISYGGVTASEVSNPSVPVVTLPLSAPPAPYADCGL
- the gloB gene encoding hydroxyacylglutathione hydrolase, with protein sequence MRVVPVPCLSDNYAYLVARDGAREAVVVDPSEAEPVLAALAREGLELVAILNTHHHFDHVGGNEALRARLGELPVYGHESSLAQKRIPAQTVGVREDETFEAAGLSFRPLHVPGHTLDAVAYVVEDAVFTGDTLFVAGCGRLFEGTPEMMYTSLCGKLARLPGETRVYCGHEYTVNNLRFAEAAEPDNEDVKRALAEARARRERGEPTVPSTMASELRVNPFLRVDTPSVRARHAGANGAEVLGEVRKAKDGFR
- a CDS encoding class I SAM-dependent methyltransferase, with amino-acid sequence MAETMTDSDPLLLRLRSEGVRAAMLDALRAGGVVTDIAFDRIYPERIRRLSPLFWTPVVVARRVARLFEAHGARRVLDIGAGVGKLCIIGALTTGLDFTGVEHREGLASIGQHVIDAFDIPRARVLHGTLDDVDFTEYDGFYLFNPFEEGTFQPSKWVDRSVPLSEEGCRRDVARVEDALARAPTGTRVVTFHGFGGVMPPDYRHLPEETRGTAFLRLWVKS
- a CDS encoding vWA domain-containing protein yields the protein MRTLMFIAALFSLSEAAVAAPSVSASWRYERADNARTETGAQRTPIPAAEGRGLSATDRGMQKTILAADMAKSTLATLGRYENACSTIRGVDLIMPPSCAQVRRGIAGSLRQEITGWSARVNANRLLGADKEIADALDLLRKLAANMETGAASTGGFEEPLPRPTGPFPPPAGPLLRSDAAFASGLGVTGGGAQGFGYFRKLVGDGLVPKAEVLTVEGFMRELDLSLLDAGPCRSLVCVNPAVAVDPAKSRMYVQIGMNSSVTPQAFQRSPLNLSVVVDVSGSMSGTDATEKTRLAWAKDALVQTIGELDQNDVLSIVTFDTTSQVLLRPERVRDKARLVSMVQSLVTRGSTNLEAGLRDGFELASENVDRLPNHEHRVILISDAGLNTGVTDDSALTKLVTDYAGEGIGLTALGLGQNFNQSFIHDIANSRGGNYLFVQTGRDMVRYFDAFSYLVTPVAYDFKVRLALEGTQARLLSAYGVATEGGAQPAREIIDLRTLFFSEGGGAILLEYELPRGTGRE
- a CDS encoding NnrU family protein, producing MPARTVAFPISILLASLALAPDALAAGDPARGRELFQMKGCAACHSLDGSPRPGPSLLGLVGRSRRVVTAEKPRELIADEAYIRRSILRPAADVVEGFVPGAMPGLPVSDQEVDHLVAAIVELSAPPKPVEKKGSLGSLAAATLVFVLGHLALSFAPIRRRLVGAMGEKPFMGVYSLLVTAGLIWMILAWRAAPYVEIWRAPPWARWIPLVVMPVAFVFLVAGMSTKNPTSMGPANAAATEPQGFVRITRHPNLWAFALWGLAHIPPNGDASSLMLFGGIAFLAIAGMIHIDAKRRAAMGEAWGHFAAKTSLVPFGAVLSGRTRLGLDKGMVVRILVGLVLYAGLLHGHRGLFGVSPLP